TTAATGTTAAATCAACAATTCCCATATAATATCCACATCCTGTAGTACCTCTGATAGATGCAGTGGTTGATAATATAATGTGAAATTCCTGATTTACTCATGTATTCATGTCTTGTATTTAAGAACCTGTTGATGATAAGATTAAGTCTATCAATAATTTGCAAGCTTTCAACTGAAACCTAATGCTGGGGGATCCATATTGAGTAATGCAAAGTTGATCAAGTTCGATTCAAATTTGCTGCTATTAATCAGAACCCAAGATTCTGTGCTGTGTGTCTGTGTGGATCTTTAACTAAATGTTCAGATATGTGTATAAGAAGTTCATTCGACAATACAAAGCTACAATCGGTGCTGATTTTGTGACAAAGGAACTTCATATTGATGACAAATTGGTGACCTTGCAAGTGAGTAATTAAAGCCTTTACTAGAATAtgtattctctatatatagttatataccaCTGAAACATCTATTAATCTAGGTGTTTGCCACATCTGTACTTTTGCAATTGACAGATTTGGGACACAGCAGGGCAAGAAAGATTTCATAGTCTTGGCGCAGCATTCTATCGGGGAGCAGATTGTTGTGTTCTTGTTTATGATGTGAATGTTTTAAGATCATTTGAAACACTTCAGAACTGGCATGAAGAGTTTCTCAAACAGGTCTGTTtaatttttcctcttcttacAAACTACCTTGTAAAGTTATCCTGATTATCTGAAGCTCTAATTATTGACATTGCTTCATTATCGGTTAGCAGGCAGATCCAGCTGATACTGAAGCATTTCCATTTATACTGCTCGGCAACAAAATTGATATAGATGGCGGAAACAGCCGAGCGGTATATATGGACATACATAAAAATTCATTCCTAAAAGTACAAAGGGGTTTGTTGTTAGACCAGAATTTTAAGCAGTGTCTGAATCGCAGGTTTCTGAGAAGAGAGCCCAAGAATGGTGTGCTGCCAAGGGTAACATATCTTACTTTGAGACATCAGCAAAAGAGGACTATAATGTTGATGAAGCATTTCTATGTGTAGCAAATATAGGACTCACCCATGAACATGAACAAGACATGTGAGTATGCTAAATGATTCAACAAATAGCAGTTTCTTTTATATCTAGACAGATGAATGAACAATTCATTAAACACTTAACTAAGTTGCTCCATACTTGGTAGTTCTTTCCATCCACAGTTCTGCAGCAAATACTTTAGAATTCATGAATATTTTTTATCTTCCTTTAATTACATGAATCATTTGAAACCTTAACCAGCTAATGTAACAGTTTCCCATGCAGTTACTTCAAAGGTATATCAGAAACTGTTTCAGAAGCAGAGCAAAGAGGAGGGTGCGCATGCTAAGTAATTCTTGAAGCTCTCTTCATTAATTTTACTCTGaatattcttttcatttttcattcttATGACAGTGGAAGATAGTGTGTTGCCCATCTCATGTGCATACTACTACCACCTTGTCCGGGTGTAATAAGTTGTCTACTTTTTATGTAAGAAAGCTAGTGATCAAGTTTCGCAcggcattatatatatatatatatatatatatgtacgaaATATACATAGAACATGTAACAGAAACATGATTCTTTTGTTTGCCTGAACTCTTTGGGCTTTACAGATCAAGTTACAAAGATGaaatgattgatatatatttttacagtTTCTCAGTTAAAATTATGGACATTAGAAACTCAAGGCTTCATCTAGCTAGTTCCGAAAATCTGCACCATAGTCTGAAAATAGTTAGATCTATGCCTCTTTCTGAATGCCCAAATTGCACAATCCAGCTCTTCAAGATCTTGGTTCGCCTATTAAAAGTTGGGGTGCGAACACCATCATTGTAATAACCCCATGATGCAATTTTAGTTATATCAGGTTCCTTTTTGAGAGTTGCCAATGCCAACCAGTAGGGTCATATGAAGGACTTGGATCGGGGATAGGAAGGTCCTAGCTGAATCCACATCCAAATGATCCAATAAGGATTAAGAGATAATTGGAATTCTGATCATCACTAACCGTACATATGTACATTACTCTTTACAGAAAATTAACTTACTTGGGATACAAGTCATAGAATCCTTTTCCAATATGGAAAATGACACTGTCATATCACTTGATCCCCAGGTAAATCAAGCCCACCTCTTTTCTTATAAATAGCGAAATTGGGAACAAGGCGTCACTCACTCACTTCACTCTCAAACAATCACTTCACCCgcaaacaatcatcacaaaCTATGGAGAAGGGAAAGTTGTTTCGTCTGGATGATGGTTGGGTCTCCGTTGCAATAGACAACCTAGACTCTTTGCATGATGTCGGGTACTTGCACTTCGATTTTCTCAAGAAGGTGTTACCCCACTGCACGAAAGATCAACTGATACATATCGAGGAGAGCACGAAAGATGTCGATCTCACTCCGATCGCCAACAACCTCTGGAAGAAGTTTTTCGAGAGGGAGTTCGGTTTCAAAGCCACACAGGAGGCGATCAAGAACGCGAACCCTAAATGGTCGGAGTTGTACCAAGACAAGCTGAAGAAATTGGAAGAAGCGGAGGAACAAGTGGGTGAAAGACTGAAGAGCCTGTACCAGAAAGAGGCTGCCAGAAAACAGAGTCGCcaaattagggttttggaCAAACCTCCATCGTCTTTttcaagaaataaaagaagtTGCTCAAGCAAAGGGAGCAAACTCATGAACAAAGTGCGGAAAGATTATCGAAACAGTCTAGAGGTGAGAAACATCGAAGCTATGAAGTTGAAGAGGACTGCCAATTGTTCTAGTCTCACCAAAAAGCCAAGAACGAATTCTGTTCAAGCTACGAATGTCTTTTGAAGCACTGATCGATCTTGGTACGTGGTGGCAT
This genomic interval from Argentina anserina chromosome 1, drPotAnse1.1, whole genome shotgun sequence contains the following:
- the LOC126786937 gene encoding ras-related protein Rab7 isoform X1; the protein is MDGSMKRRTLLKVIVLGDSGVGKTSLMNQYVYKKFIRQYKATIGADFVTKELHIDDKLVTLQIWDTAGQERFHSLGAAFYRGADCCVLVYDVNVLRSFETLQNWHEEFLKQQADPADTEAFPFILLGNKIDIDGGNSRAVSEKRAQEWCAAKGNISYFETSAKEDYNVDEAFLCVANIGLTHEHEQDIFPCSYFKGISETVSEAEQRGGCAC
- the LOC126786937 gene encoding ras-related protein Rab7 isoform X3, which translates into the protein MDGSMKRRTLLKVIVLGDSGVGKTSLMNQYVYKKFIRQYKATIGADFVTKELHIDDKLVTLQIWDTAGQERFHSLGAAFYRGADCCVLVYDVNVLRSFETLQNWHEEFLKQQADPADTEAFPFILLGNKIDIDGGNSRAVSEKRAQEWCAAKGNISYFETSAKEDYNVDEAFLCVANIGLTHEHEQDIYFKGISETVSEAEQRGGCAC
- the LOC126786937 gene encoding ras-related protein Rab7 isoform X2; its protein translation is MDGSMKRRTLLKVIVLGDSGVGKTSLMNQYVYKKFIRQYKATIGADFVTKELHIDDKLVTLQIWDTAGQERFHSLGAAFYRGADCCVLVYDVNVLRSFETLQNWHEEFLKQADPADTEAFPFILLGNKIDIDGGNSRAVSEKRAQEWCAAKGNISYFETSAKEDYNVDEAFLCVANIGLTHEHEQDIFPCSYFKGISETVSEAEQRGGCAC
- the LOC126786937 gene encoding ras-related protein Rab7 isoform X4 yields the protein MDGSMKRRTLLKVIVLGDSGVGKTSLMNQYVYKKFIRQYKATIGADFVTKELHIDDKLVTLQIWDTAGQERFHSLGAAFYRGADCCVLVYDVNVLRSFETLQNWHEEFLKQADPADTEAFPFILLGNKIDIDGGNSRAVSEKRAQEWCAAKGNISYFETSAKEDYNVDEAFLCVANIGLTHEHEQDIYFKGISETVSEAEQRGGCAC
- the LOC126786937 gene encoding ras-related protein Rab7 isoform X5, whose translation is MNQYVYKKFIRQYKATIGADFVTKELHIDDKLVTLQIWDTAGQERFHSLGAAFYRGADCCVLVYDVNVLRSFETLQNWHEEFLKQQADPADTEAFPFILLGNKIDIDGGNSRAVSEKRAQEWCAAKGNISYFETSAKEDYNVDEAFLCVANIGLTHEHEQDIFPCSYFKGISETVSEAEQRGGCAC
- the LOC126802309 gene encoding uncharacterized protein LOC126802309, producing MEKGKLFRLDDGWVSVAIDNLDSLHDVGYLHFDFLKKVLPHCTKDQLIHIEESTKDVDLTPIANNLWKKFFEREFGFKATQEAIKNANPKWSELYQDKLKKLEEAEEQVGERLKSLYQKEAARKQSRQIRVLDKPPSSFSRNKRSCSSKGSKLMNKVRKDYRNSLEVRNIEAMKLKRTANCSSLTKKPRTNSVQATNVF